The Xiphias gladius isolate SHS-SW01 ecotype Sanya breed wild chromosome 4, ASM1685928v1, whole genome shotgun sequence genome includes a window with the following:
- the ppp1r14c gene encoding protein phosphatase 1 regulatory subunit 14C produces the protein MSAASTETSAPLPTAGGRVFFQAAPGVGCVGSGPITGDDPVQKKQGKVTVKYDRKELRKRLVLEEWIIEQLSELYDCEEEEMPEVEIDIDDLLEVTSDDERASKLQESLIDCYKPTEDFVRELLGRIRGMRKLSAPTKKGL, from the exons ATGTCGGCCGCCAGCACCGAGACTAGTGCCCCGCTGCCCACCGCCGGCGGCCGCGTCTTCTTCCAGGCTGCGCCCGGCGTGGGCTGCGTGGGGTCCGGCCCCATCACCGGCGACGACCCGGTGCAGAAGAAACAGGGCAAAGTGACGGTCAAGTACGACAGGAAAGAGCTGCGGAAAAGACTGGTCCTGGAGGAGTGGATCATTGAGCAGCTCAGCGAGTTGTATGACTGTGAG gaggaggagatgcCAGAGGTGGAGATAGACATCGATGACCTGTTGGAGGTCACCAGTGATGACGAGAGAGCCAGCAAACTGCAG GAATCACTAATAGACTGCTACAAACCAACAGAG GACTTTGTCCGCGAGTTGCTGGGCAGGATAAGGGGAATGAGAAAACTCAGCGCGCCGACCAAGAAGGGCCTATAA
- the iyd gene encoding iodotyrosine deiodinase 1, with product MALLSVLTPVLIVVLCLVIGSILLRARETETTSTPPASKAGFRPGVDQDLGDDTDIPAREDEDGDWVDGNEEEEVPHVPYSPPRYPKETMLERSKDFYTLMDQRRSVRFISPEPVPREVIDNVIRTAGTAPSGAHTEPWTFVVVSDTEMKHRIRLIVEEEEEMNYRQRMGDKWVHDLAKLKTNWIKEYLDVAPYLVLIFKQTYGNLPNSKKKTHYYNEISVSISCGILLAALQNVGLVTVTTTPLNCGPQLRLLLKRPANEKLLMLLPVGYPGSDATVPDLKRKPLDKIMVHI from the exons ATGGCTCTGCTGTCCGTCCTCACGCCCGTTCTGATTGTGGTCCTGTGCCTGGTGATAGGCTCTATTCTGCTGAGGGCCCGGGAGACCGAGACCACCTCGACCCCTCCGGCGTCGAAAGCGGGTTTCAGACCCGGGGTGGACCAGGACCTAGGGGACGATACGGACATTCCAGCAAGAGAGGACG AGGATGGCGATTGGGTGGACGgcaatgaggaggaggaggttccACATGTGCCATACTCCCCACCACGTTACCCCAAGGAGACAATGTTGGAGAGATCCAAGGATTTCTACACTCTGATGGACCAGCGGAGGTCTGTCCGATTCATCAGCCCGGAGCCGGTCCCACGGGAAGTCATTGATAATGTCATCCGCACTGCAG GTACGGCCCCTAGTGGAGCACACACAGAGCCCTGGACGTTTGTCGTGGTGTCAGACACAGAGATGAAGCACCGGATCAGACTGAtagtagaggaggaggaggagatgaactACCGTCAGAGGATGGGGGACAAGTGGGTCCATGATTTGGCCAAATTAAA GACGAACTGGATTAAGGAGTACTTGGATGTTGCGCCATACCTGGTCCTTATCTTCAAACAGACCTATGGGAATCTGCcaaacagcaagaaaaagacACACTACTACAATGAAATCAGTGTCTCCATATCCTGTGGAATCCTGTTGGCTGCATTACAG AATGTGGGTCTTGTTACCGTCACAACGACTCCCCTCAACTGCGGCCCCCAGCTCAGGTTGCTCCTCAAACGGCCAGCCAATGAGAAGCTGCTGATGCTACTTCCTGTCGGTTACCCTGGTTCTGACGCCACCGTGCCTGATTTGAAACGCAAGCCTCTTGACAAAATTATGGTGCACATATGA
- the sec63 gene encoding translocation protein SEC63 homolog encodes MAGQQFQYDDSGNTFFYFLTSFVGLIVIPATYYLWPRDQNAEQLRLKSLRRVHGRCLWYRLRLMKSQQSIVPTLKKAALLFGWAVFLLLAYKVSKLDREYQEYNPYEVLNLDPGASLSEIKKQYRVLSLKYHPDKGGDEATFMRIAKAYAALTNEQSRQNWQMYGNPDGPGATSFGIALPAWIVDQKNSMLVLLVYGLAFMVILPVVVGTWWYRSIRYSGDQILINTTQLFMHFMYKTPNMNMKRLAMVLTAAFEFDPRSNKEATIRPTDNIEVPQLIRELGNINVKKKEPPFCYPYSLKARVLVLSHLARMDVSEELEEDQRFVVRKSPALLQEMINVGCQLTMMANSRGGFHAPRLVTIENCMKLTQMTVQGLQESKSPLLQLPHFEEEHLRYCISKKYKVRSLQDLVSLKDSDRRSMLRFLGEEKYDEVMAVLGSFPHITMDTKLQVLDDEDSNNITAGSIVTVTVTLTRKRMADMFEKEQESTPCPGEEAAATEEAQGDSSKAKPKVWQNKSKGAKKTAKSKKKKLTKKKATPAPAKTKQANGNVAGNEVVAATSTSASAAAVKEEEDEASDKGSESDEGEANKDSPSERDEDSDKQSDTEVDEMAGDDEEEWEALQQSIQRRERALLETKSKVTHPVYSLYFPEEKQEWWWLYIADRRDQTLVSMPYHVCTLKDTEEVELKFPAPSKTGNYQYSVILRSDSYLGLDQIKPLKLEVHEAKAMLDNHPQWDIPDTEEEDEEQEDSDGIEESEDDDEDND; translated from the exons ATGGCCGGGCAACAGTTCCAGTACGATGACAGCGGCAATACCTTTTTCTATTTCCTAACATCTTTCGTCGGACTCATTGTGATCCCAGCCACATATTACCTCTGGCCCCGGGATCAGAATGCTG AACAACTGCGTCTGAAGAGCCTGAGGAGGGTCCATGGCAGGTGCCTGTGGTACCGGCTCAGGCTGATGAAGTCACAGCAGAGCATCGTCCCGACGCTAAA GAAAGCAGCCTTGTTATTTGGGTGGGCTGTGTTCCTGCTGCTAGCCTACAAGGTGTCCAAGCTGGATAGAGAGTACCAGGAGTACAATCCTTATGAAGTCCTCAACTTGGACccg GGTGCATCTCTGTCAGAAATCAAGAAGCAGTACCGTGTACTGTCACTCAAGTACCACCCTGACAAAGGTGGTGATGAGGCCACATTCATGAGAATTGCCAAAGCCTATGCTGC TCTGACCAATGAACAGTCGCGACAGAACTGGCAAATGTACGGTAACCCAGATGGTCCAGGAG CTACCAGCTTTGGTATTGCCCTGCCTGCCTGGATTGTTGACCAGAAGAACTCCATGCTG GTGCTGTTGGTGTATGGACTAGCCTTCATGGTCATCCTTCCTGTTGTTGTG GGCACATGGTGGTACCGCTCCATCCGCTACAGTGGAGACCAGATCCTCATCAACACTACCCAGCTCTTCATGCATTTCATGTACAAGACGCCAAACATGAACATGAAGC GCTTGGCCATGGTGTTAACGGCAGCATTCGAGTTTGACCCTCGCAGCAATAAAGAAGCAACCATACGGCCAACAGACAACATCGAAGTGCCACAG TTGATCCGTGAATTAGGAAATATCAACGTGAAGAAGAAGGAGCCTCCGTTCTGTTACCCTTACAGTTTAAAGGCCAGGGTCTTAGTGCTTTCCCACCTGGCACGTATGGACGTATCAGAGGAGTTAGAGGAAG ATCAGAGGTTTGTGGTGAGGAAGAGTCCAGCTCTTCTGCAGGAGATGATCAACGTGGGCTGTCAGCTCACCATGATGGCCAACAGCAGAGGAG GTTTCCATGCACCTCGACTGGTGACCATAGAGAATTGTATGAAGCTGACCCAGATGACAGTGCAGGGCCTGCAGGAGTCAAAGTCACCGCTTCTGCAGCTGCCCCACTTTGAGGAGGAGCACCTCCGCTACTGCATCTCCAAGAAG tATAAAGTTCGGAGCCTTCAGGATCTGGTGAGTCTCAAGGACTCCGACAGGCGCAGCATGTTGCGTTTCTTGGGGGAGGAGAAGTATGATGAGGTCATGGCTGTTCTGGGCAGCTTCCCTCACATCACCATGGATACCAAACTGCAGG tcctTGATGACGAGGACAGCAATAACATCACAGCAGGCTCTATTGTCACAGTAACTGTCACTTTAACCAGAAAACGGATGGCG GACATGTTTGAAAAAGAGCAGGAGTCAACGCCGTGTCCAGGAGAGGAGGCTGCTGCTACAGAGGAAGCA caaGGAGACTCGAGTAAAGCCAAACCCAAAGTGTGGCAGAACAAGAGTAAAGGGGCTAAGAAGACAGCCAAgtccaagaagaaaaaattaaccaaaaagAAGGCCACTCCTGCACCTGCAAAAACCAAGCAGGCCAATGGCAACGTGGCAGGAAAT GAAGTTGTAGCAGCAACATcaacatcagcatcagcagcagcagtaaaggaggaagaggacgaggcCTCGGACAAGGGCAGCGAGTCCGACGAGGGCGAAGCCAATAAGGACTCTCCCAGCGAGAGGGACGAAGACAGCGACAAGCAAAGCGACACAGAGGTGGATGAGATGGCTGGCGACGATGAAGAG GAGTGGGAGGCGTTGCAGCAGAGCATCCAGCGGCGAGAGCGGGCCCTGCTCGAGACCAAGTCGAAGGTGACTCATCCCGTCTACAGCCTCTACTTCCCCGAGGAGAAGCAGGAGTGGTGGTGGCTCTACATCGCCGACCGCCGAGATCAGACCCTCGTCTCCATGCCCTACCACGTCTGCACACTAAAAGACACAGAAGAg GTGGAGCTGAAGTTTCCAGCTCCCTCCAAAACGGGCAACTACCAATATTCTGTCATCCTCCGCTCTGATTCCTACCTGGGACTGGACCAGATCAAACCACTCAAG TTGGAGGTCCACGAGGCCAAGGCCATGCTGGACAACCACCCACAGTGGGACATCCCCGAcacggaggaggaggatgaggagcagGAGGACAGCGACGGCATTGAGGAGAGTGAAGACGACGACGAGGACAACGACTGA